The following proteins are co-located in the Acinetobacter shaoyimingii genome:
- a CDS encoding PspC domain-containing protein: protein MANVGLYRSNRRNMIAGVMGGIAERFGWNVTLLRIIFVVVSCMSAAFPGILVYLVLWLVMPKKALNDDPLSSNYDHPMRTVNPK from the coding sequence ATGGCCAATGTTGGTTTATATCGCTCGAACCGCCGTAATATGATTGCTGGGGTAATGGGTGGTATTGCTGAACGCTTTGGTTGGAACGTGACTTTATTACGTATTATTTTCGTTGTCGTATCCTGTATGAGCGCAGCTTTCCCAGGTATTTTAGTATATTTAGTGTTATGGCTTGTCATGCCAAAGAAAGCACTAAATGACGACCCATTATCATCGAATTATGATCATCCAATGCGCACCGTCAATCCAAAATAA
- a CDS encoding long-chain-acyl-CoA synthetase yields MSQPQHSDLIRLVDVAKRLPKLAVKLPNIAMGLSQAYLRTPKTPAGLALAFERAVKRNPKGTALLFEEQKYSYTELNEWANQIAHLYLDQGVKKGDVIAVIIENRSELVATTLALAKIGVIAALVNTSQTGKVLTHSVNLVKPVAVIVGEECRKAVDTVRDSLSVAQDQFYWFADQQTRQDAGEEPKQYTNLAKKIKEYSKDNPNETHHVAGQDGLFYIYTSGTTGLPKAVIFSNSRWMLAYGTYGHVLNLNKDDVMYVTLPLYHATGMVVCWCGVIAGSSALAIRRKFSTSCFWTDVQKHNASAIGYVGELCRYLMDAPESPNDRKHRVTKMIGNGMRPNIWDGFKQRFGIEEVLELYASSEGNVGFSNVFNFNNTVGFSPVPFSIIQYDKEKDQPVRDSKGHCIKVKKGETGLLIGKITHRSPFDGYTDPEKNKSSIMHDVFKKGDSYFNTGDLVRDIGFRHAQFVDRLGDTFRWKGENVSTTEVENICSDYEKISEAVVYGVEIPNTNGRAGMAAITLKENTTLDDEDLVKMAAAFKSELPPYAVPVFLRVQEKIETTGTFKYQKSKLKEEAFYPDKTSDRLLILLPNSDRYCDITPEILSNIEHYKYRF; encoded by the coding sequence ATGAGCCAACCCCAACACAGTGATCTGATTCGATTAGTAGATGTTGCCAAACGTTTACCAAAACTTGCCGTTAAACTCCCAAATATCGCGATGGGTTTGTCACAAGCTTATTTAAGAACCCCAAAAACTCCAGCTGGTCTTGCTTTGGCATTTGAACGTGCAGTTAAACGCAATCCAAAAGGTACAGCGTTGCTATTTGAAGAGCAAAAATATAGCTATACTGAACTTAATGAATGGGCAAACCAGATCGCACACCTCTATCTTGATCAAGGTGTAAAAAAGGGTGATGTCATTGCGGTAATTATTGAAAACCGTTCAGAACTTGTAGCAACAACTTTAGCTCTGGCTAAAATTGGGGTGATTGCAGCACTTGTTAATACCTCTCAAACAGGTAAAGTGCTTACACATAGTGTGAATCTAGTTAAACCTGTTGCGGTCATTGTCGGTGAAGAATGTCGAAAAGCTGTAGATACTGTACGAGATAGCCTGTCAGTTGCTCAAGATCAATTCTATTGGTTTGCTGACCAGCAAACACGTCAAGATGCGGGCGAAGAACCCAAACAGTACACTAACCTCGCAAAGAAAATTAAAGAATATTCAAAAGATAACCCTAACGAGACTCATCATGTCGCAGGTCAAGATGGCTTATTCTATATTTATACCTCTGGAACGACAGGTCTGCCGAAAGCCGTTATTTTCTCAAATAGCCGCTGGATGCTTGCATATGGTACGTATGGGCATGTACTCAATCTAAATAAAGACGATGTCATGTATGTCACCCTTCCGCTGTATCATGCAACAGGGATGGTCGTATGTTGGTGTGGTGTCATCGCAGGAAGTAGTGCACTGGCGATTCGCCGTAAATTCTCAACCTCTTGCTTCTGGACAGATGTTCAAAAACATAATGCTTCAGCCATTGGCTATGTGGGTGAACTTTGCCGTTACCTCATGGATGCTCCAGAGAGCCCGAATGACCGTAAACACCGTGTCACCAAGATGATTGGGAATGGTATGCGCCCTAACATTTGGGATGGCTTTAAACAACGATTTGGCATAGAGGAAGTATTAGAGTTATATGCATCGAGTGAAGGCAATGTCGGCTTTTCCAATGTCTTTAACTTTAACAATACTGTCGGCTTCTCCCCTGTTCCATTTTCGATTATTCAATACGATAAAGAAAAAGACCAACCGGTACGTGACAGCAAAGGTCATTGCATCAAAGTCAAAAAAGGTGAAACAGGTTTATTGATTGGGAAAATTACGCACCGGAGCCCATTTGATGGCTATACCGACCCTGAAAAAAATAAATCATCGATTATGCATGACGTGTTTAAAAAAGGTGACTCATACTTCAATACGGGTGACTTAGTCCGTGATATCGGTTTTCGTCATGCTCAATTTGTCGACCGCTTAGGTGATACTTTCCGCTGGAAAGGTGAAAATGTATCCACCACTGAAGTTGAAAACATTTGCAGTGACTATGAAAAAATTTCAGAAGCTGTGGTATATGGTGTAGAAATACCCAACACCAATGGTCGTGCAGGTATGGCTGCGATCACATTAAAAGAAAACACCACACTAGATGATGAAGATTTAGTCAAAATGGCAGCGGCTTTTAAAAGTGAATTGCCGCCGTATGCTGTTCCAGTCTTTTTACGTGTTCAAGAAAAGATCGAAACCACAGGAACTTTTAAATATCAAAAGAGCAAATTGAAAGAAGAAGCATTTTATCCAGACAAAACTTCTGACCGCTTGCTCATTTTATTACCTAATTCAGATCGCTATTGTGACATTACACCTGAAATTTTAAGCAATATTGAACACTACAAATATCGTTTTTAA
- a CDS encoding Rne/Rng family ribonuclease, with product MKRMLINATHAEEVRVALITGHRLYDFDLENRTREQKKANIYKGHVTRVEPSLEAVFVEYGAGRQGFLSMREIANSYYKADPRQTSNIRELITEGTELLVQVEKEERGNKGAALSTFISLAGRYLVLMPNNPKGGGISRQISGSVREELKEMLASLNVPRGMSVIVRTAGIGRSQEELQLDLQHLLDLWTRIQSQASSGPSPMLVHQEAGVVTRAIRDYLRDDVAEILIDSEQAYNEAYNFVKAVMPNQLDKLKTYTLNEPLFAHFGIESQIQTAYEREVKLPAGGSIVIDQTEALVSIDINSAKSTRGHDVEETALNTNLEAAEEIARQLRLRDIGGLVVIDFIDMTKERNQRMVEAKLREATQSDRARIQFGQLSRFGLMEMSRQRLRPSLEEATGYVCPRCHGTGMVRDLRSLSLSIMRKVEEIALRERQGEVQVEVPVEIAAFLLNEKRHSLVYLEQTSNVRVTVLPHPHLETPHYEISFNPEGFAPTSYERTEATRNSEKELGYESSEWHLEEEQQVQHNQSPAQPNKNAKRKNGNATVQAPAQQKPVQAKVATPSTSPCAWLENLFVQKQATTIDQSRTANNAAAAIEQMINGGAVSRGQFGQVLSEPTAAPIAVETRAIADTNAYISHTPALKQESRDSNERSNDKDERPQRNNKKNRNKSREPREQNQDQHVIEEVVQVSRQEARSEQRSEPRNEQRHDRQDRGEQRNEQREQKSRQPKRSNQNEQQFDAPADQGALPRRDRNTQRPPRPNRNRDQAVLNEQSVATIAPAVPTAPQVKVDLVDVPRHDDMTTALIVNLDNTQSEIVALNPVQAVDVIANEKPAHVKAKVAPEAAVVKTAETAPVDTVIAEQKPVEATQQPIARASNDPRQRRRNKHRDVNKAKTEAPKINPSQVPALAQHTVISLIRHVYGTDCSVLIEQFGLIPTFNRALQKFTNEYIASLTVESNEPVAEQKPVTRDVVIQPVKVEAEPAPVLDLTPPKPVSNRVANDPRERRRLAKLAAEQAKKARLEEAVAQDAAAAESQVAEAPSHTEQPTEAEVQAQQGLTEPAVAVKTEAKVENVAVAEAPSAQVEDVKTEQVKASETQVQPTDVKADVATAKAEKAVPAEKKPTETVAEKAESKDEAEGDEEDKPARPRRPRGRPPKKANPTAE from the coding sequence ATGAAACGTATGTTGATTAATGCAACACATGCCGAAGAAGTTCGCGTTGCACTCATCACTGGTCACCGCCTTTACGATTTTGACTTAGAAAATCGTACTCGTGAACAAAAGAAAGCAAACATTTATAAAGGTCACGTCACTCGCGTTGAACCTTCTTTAGAAGCAGTATTTGTTGAATATGGTGCAGGTCGTCAAGGTTTCTTGTCGATGCGCGAAATTGCCAACTCTTATTACAAAGCAGACCCTCGCCAAACTTCAAACATTCGTGAACTTATCACCGAAGGTACTGAACTTCTTGTTCAAGTGGAAAAAGAAGAGCGTGGTAATAAAGGTGCTGCGCTTTCAACGTTTATCTCACTTGCAGGTCGTTACCTTGTCTTAATGCCAAACAATCCGAAAGGTGGTGGCATTAGCCGTCAAATTTCAGGTTCAGTTCGTGAAGAATTAAAAGAGATGTTGGCATCACTGAATGTTCCTCGCGGTATGAGCGTAATTGTACGCACTGCGGGTATTGGACGTTCACAAGAAGAACTTCAACTCGACTTACAACATCTACTTGATCTTTGGACTCGTATTCAAAGCCAAGCAAGCTCTGGCCCATCTCCAATGTTGGTTCACCAAGAAGCTGGCGTGGTTACACGTGCAATTCGCGATTACTTACGTGACGATGTTGCAGAAATCCTGATTGATTCTGAGCAAGCGTATAACGAAGCATATAACTTTGTTAAAGCGGTGATGCCGAATCAACTGGATAAGTTAAAAACCTATACATTGAATGAACCTTTGTTCGCTCACTTTGGTATAGAAAGCCAAATTCAAACAGCTTATGAGCGTGAAGTAAAACTTCCTGCTGGTGGTTCAATTGTCATCGACCAAACTGAAGCGTTAGTTTCTATCGATATCAACTCTGCAAAATCAACGCGTGGTCATGATGTTGAAGAAACAGCGCTCAACACGAACTTAGAAGCTGCAGAAGAAATTGCACGCCAATTGCGTCTACGTGATATCGGCGGTTTAGTTGTGATCGACTTCATCGACATGACCAAAGAGCGCAACCAACGTATGGTTGAAGCAAAACTTCGTGAAGCTACGCAAAGCGATCGTGCCCGTATTCAATTCGGTCAATTGTCTCGCTTTGGTTTGATGGAAATGAGCCGTCAACGCTTACGCCCTTCTTTAGAAGAAGCGACTGGTTATGTCTGCCCACGCTGTCATGGCACAGGTATGGTTCGTGACCTACGCTCTTTATCACTTTCGATTATGCGTAAAGTGGAAGAGATTGCGCTGCGTGAACGTCAAGGTGAAGTACAAGTTGAAGTACCTGTTGAAATTGCTGCATTCTTATTGAATGAAAAGCGCCACAGTCTTGTTTACTTAGAACAAACATCGAATGTACGTGTAACTGTATTGCCTCACCCGCATTTAGAAACACCACATTATGAAATTTCGTTCAATCCTGAAGGTTTTGCGCCAACCAGCTATGAACGTACTGAAGCAACGCGCAACAGTGAAAAAGAGTTGGGTTATGAATCTTCTGAATGGCATTTAGAAGAAGAACAACAAGTTCAACATAATCAATCACCTGCTCAACCAAACAAAAATGCTAAACGTAAAAATGGCAATGCTACTGTTCAAGCACCTGCGCAACAAAAGCCAGTTCAAGCAAAAGTAGCGACACCATCGACTAGCCCATGTGCTTGGTTAGAAAACTTGTTTGTACAAAAACAAGCGACCACAATTGATCAATCACGTACTGCAAACAATGCTGCTGCTGCGATTGAACAAATGATCAATGGCGGTGCAGTAAGTCGCGGTCAATTTGGTCAAGTTTTATCAGAGCCAACAGCTGCACCTATTGCTGTAGAAACACGTGCAATTGCAGACACGAATGCGTATATCTCGCATACACCAGCTTTAAAACAAGAGTCTCGTGACAGCAATGAACGTTCAAATGATAAAGACGAGCGTCCTCAACGCAACAACAAGAAAAATCGTAACAAGTCCCGTGAGCCACGCGAGCAAAATCAAGATCAACATGTGATCGAAGAAGTTGTTCAAGTGTCTCGTCAAGAAGCTCGTTCAGAACAACGTTCAGAGCCTCGCAATGAGCAACGCCATGATCGTCAAGACCGTGGTGAACAACGCAATGAGCAACGTGAACAAAAATCACGTCAACCAAAACGTTCAAATCAAAATGAACAACAATTTGATGCTCCAGCAGACCAAGGTGCTTTGCCACGTCGTGACCGCAATACACAGCGTCCACCACGTCCAAACCGCAATCGCGATCAAGCTGTATTAAATGAGCAATCAGTCGCAACTATTGCACCTGCTGTACCTACAGCACCACAAGTAAAAGTGGATTTGGTTGATGTACCTCGTCATGATGACATGACAACAGCACTCATTGTGAACTTAGACAACACTCAAAGTGAAATTGTTGCTTTGAATCCTGTTCAAGCTGTTGATGTCATCGCGAATGAAAAGCCTGCGCATGTTAAAGCGAAAGTTGCACCTGAAGCAGCTGTGGTTAAAACAGCTGAAACTGCTCCTGTAGATACTGTGATTGCAGAGCAAAAGCCAGTTGAAGCGACTCAACAACCGATCGCACGTGCAAGCAATGACCCACGTCAACGTCGCCGCAATAAGCATCGTGATGTGAACAAAGCGAAAACTGAAGCACCAAAAATCAACCCGTCACAAGTGCCTGCATTGGCTCAACACACGGTGATTAGCTTAATCCGCCATGTGTATGGTACAGATTGTTCAGTCCTGATTGAACAGTTTGGTTTAATTCCAACATTTAACCGCGCATTGCAAAAATTCACCAATGAATATATTGCAAGCTTGACTGTTGAAAGCAATGAACCTGTGGCAGAACAAAAACCTGTCACTCGTGATGTTGTCATTCAACCTGTTAAAGTTGAAGCAGAACCTGCACCAGTTCTTGATTTGACACCACCTAAACCTGTGTCAAATCGTGTTGCAAACGATCCACGTGAGCGTCGTCGCTTGGCAAAACTTGCAGCTGAGCAGGCGAAAAAAGCACGTTTAGAAGAAGCTGTTGCCCAAGATGCCGCCGCAGCTGAATCTCAAGTTGCTGAAGCACCTTCTCATACAGAACAACCAACTGAAGCAGAAGTTCAAGCACAGCAAGGTTTGACTGAGCCAGCAGTTGCAGTAAAAACTGAGGCAAAAGTCGAAAATGTAGCTGTAGCCGAAGCGCCATCTGCTCAAGTTGAAGATGTAAAAACTGAACAAGTTAAAGCATCTGAAACACAAGTTCAGCCAACGGATGTGAAGGCTGATGTTGCTACAGCAAAAGCTGAAAAAGCAGTGCCTGCTGAGAAAAAACCAACTGAAACTGTAGCTGAAAAAGCAGAATCTAAGGATGAAGCAGAAGGCGATGAAGAGGACAAGCCAGCTCGCCCTCGTCGTCCACGTGGTCGTCCGCCTAAAAAAGCGAATCCAACAGCTGAATAA